A section of the Micromonas commoda chromosome 14, complete sequence genome encodes:
- a CDS encoding predicted protein, whose amino-acid sequence MRASWVFALFILLWATAVCARDVDPYKILDVSRRANDGEIKRAYRKLSLRYHPDKQQGKSAEDVERAQDRFVKIQKAYEVLSDAEKRRNYDMTG is encoded by the coding sequence ATGAGGGCGTCGTGGGTCTTTGCGCTCTTCATCCTCCTATGGGCGACCGCGGTTTGCGCGCGCGATGTTGACCCGTACAAAATACTCGACGTGTCGCGAAGGGCGAACGACGGAGAGATCAAGAGGGCGTACAGGAAGCTGTCGCTGAGGTACCACCCCGACAAGCAGCAGGGGAAAAGCGCGGAAGATGTGGAGAGGGCGCAGGACAGGTTCGTGAAGATCCAGAAGGCGTACGAGGTTCTGTCCGATGCGGAAAAACGGAGAAACTACGACATGACGGG
- a CDS encoding predicted protein has protein sequence SRYKVIKQLGDGTYGSVWKATNRQSNEVVAIKKMKRKFYSWEECMALREVKSLRKLNHPNVVKLKEVIRENDELYFVFEYMTQNLYQQIKDRDKYFPESRVRSWIYQILQSIAYLHKHGYFHRDLKPENLLITNDIVKLADFGLAREIRSKPPYTDYVSTRWYRAPEVLLRSPYYNAPIDIFAIGVIAAELFTLRPLFPGSSEQDEIYKICAVNGTPDNESWAEGMKLANGMGFRFPQYQPTPLEKLIPNASPEALDFIRACIHWDPTKRPTAQQCLDMPFFSGMEPIPHSVTPSKKPEAE, from the exons TCCAGGTACAAGGTGATAAAGCAACTCGGAGATGGAACCTACGGGAGTGTGTGGAAGGCGACCAACAGGCAGAGCAACGAGGTCGTTGCCATCAAGAAGATGAAGCGCAAGTTTTACTCGTGGGAGGAGTGCATGGCTCTGCGTGAGGTCAAATCGCTCAGGAAGCTCAATCACCCGAACGTAGTGAAGCTCAAGGAG GTGATTAGGGAAAACGATGAGCTGTACTTCGTGTTCGAGTACATGACGCAAAACCTGTACCAGCAGATCAAGGACAGGGACAAGTACTTCCCCGAGAGCCGCGTGCGGAGTTGGATATATCAGATTCTGCAGTCCATCGCGTATCTGCACAAGCATGGGTACTTCCACCGGGACCTCAAGCCGGAGAACCTCCTCATCACCAACGACATCGTCAAGTTGGCTGATTTTGGACTGGCGAGGGAGATCAGATCGAAGCCCCCGTACACGGATTACGTCTCCACGAGGTGGTAccgcgcgcccgaggtgCTGCTCAGGTCGCCTTACTACAACGCGCCAATCGACATTTTCGCCATCGgtgtcatcgccgccgagctgtTCACGCTTCGGCCGCTGTTCCCAGGCAGCAGCGAACAGGATGAGATTTATAAGATTTGCGCGGTAAACGGAACTCCCGACAACGAGTCGTGGGCGGAGGGGATGAAACTGGCGAACGGGATGGGGTTCAGGTTTCCACAGTACCAGCCGACGCCGCTGGAGAAGCTCATACCAAACGCCAGCCCGGAGGCTTTGGATTTCATCCGCGCGTGCATACACTGGGACCCGACGAAGCGACCGACGGCGCAGCAATGTTTGGACATGCCTTTCTTCAGTGGCATGGAACCGATCCCGCACAGCGTGACTCCGTCGAAGAAGCCCGAAGCGGAA